In Acidimicrobiia bacterium, the genomic stretch GCCGTACATCGTCACGACGATGCGCAGGTAGACGAACGCGCCGACCGCGGACGCGAGCGTGGCGATGAGCACCAGCGCGTACTGACCCGAGTCGATCGCGGCCTTGAACACACCCAGCTTCGCGACGAACCCGCCCGTCAACGGCACGCCCGCCTGCGCGAGCAGGAACAGCGTGAGGACGCCGGCGAGCACGGGCCGGCGCACGCCGAGCCCGCGGTACTCCTCGAGCCCGTGGCGCGTGTCGCCGCGGCGCGCCATCACGCCGACGACACCGAACGAGCCGACCACCATGAAGGCGTAGACGAGCAGATAGAAGAGCGCGGCCGACGTGCCCGAGCGCGTCGCGACCTGCACCCCGATGAGCACGAAGCCCGCGTGGCTGATCGACGAGTACGCGAGCATCCGCTTCACGTCGGTCTGGATCAGCGCCGCGACCGTGCCGACCACCATCGAGAGCACCGCGAGACCCCACACCGCAGGGCGCCAGTCGATGCCGTACAGCGGGAAGGTGCCGACGAAGATGCGGAGGAAGGCGGCGAACGCGGCGACCTTCGTCGCCGAGCCCATGAACGCGGTGACGGGCGTCGGCGCGCCCTGGTACACGTCGGGCGTCCACATGTGGAACGGCGCGGCCGCGACCTTGAAGCCGAGCCCGACGAGCAGGAACGCGAAGCCGGCGACGAGGACGCCGCTGTGCGGCAGGTCGTTCGTCGCGAGGAACTTGGCGATGCCGGTGAGCGACGTCGTGCCGGTCGCGCCGTACGTGAGCGCGATGCCGTAGAGGAAGATCGCCGACGAGAACGCGCCGAGCACGAAGTACTTGAGCCCCGCCTCTTGCGACTCGAGCCGGCGGCGGTCGAACGCGGCGAGCACGTACAACGCGATCGACAGGATCTCGAGCGCGAGGAAGACCATCACGAGGTCGTTCGCGCTCGACATCACGAGCATGCCGGTCGCCGAGAGCAAGAGCAGCGCGAGGTATTCGGGTCCGTCGAGCTGCTCGCGGCGGAGATAGCCGGCCGACAGGAACACGACGAGCACGGTCGCGACGAGGACGACCGTGCGCACGAAGACGGAGAAGCCGTCGACCGCGACCATGCCGCCGATCGCCTGGTACGGGCCGTGCTCGTGCACGACGTGCCACACGATCGCGGTGAACACGCCGCTCGTCGCGATGCCGAGCACCGCGAGCACGACCGACCACGTGAACACGTGCTTCGACTTCCGAACGAGCGAACGCAGCAACACGATCGCGAGCGCGGACGCGAACAGGCTCAGCTCGGGTGCGATCGCGACGAAGTCGATCGGCGGCGTGGAGAGTCGTCGTGTGGGCGCGCTGCTCGCGGCGAGGAGGAAGTTCACGGCTGCGAGGCCTTCGCCTGCGGAACGGCGATCGTCGGCGCGTGATAGCCGGTCGACTGCTGCACGTGCGTGACCAAGTCGTCGACCGCGGGCTTCACGCGGTCGAGCACCGGCTTCGGATAGAAGCCGAGGAACAGGCTCAGCCCGAGCAGCGGCACGACGGTCGCGAGCTCGCGGAACGTGATGTCGCGCAGGCCGATGTTCTCGCCCTGCGGCTCACCGGTGAACGAGCGCTGCACCGCCCAGAGCAGGTAGACGGCGGCGAAGATGACACCGCTCGTCGCGACCACCGCGTACCAGCGGTGCGTGAGGAACGTGCCGATGAGCGTCAGGAACTCGCCGACGAATCCCGAGAAGCCGGGCAGGCCGATCGACGCGAAGGTCGCGATGATGAAGATGCCCGACAGCACCGGGATCGCCTTCCACAAACCGCCGAACTCGGAGATCTGGCGGGTGTGGCGGCGGTCGGAGAGCATGCCGATCAGCAGGAAGAGCGCGGCGGTGGTGAGGCCGTGACTGATCATCGTGAACAGTCCGCCCTGGAGGCCCTGCGTCGTGAGGGCGAAGATGCCGAGCACGACGAAGCCCATGTGCGCGATCGACGAGTACGCGACCAACCGTTTCAAGTCCGGTTGCATCGCGGCGACGATCGCGCCGTACACGATGCCGATCACCGCGGCGACGAGCAGGATCGGCGCGAGGTCGACGGCCGCCTGCGGGAACATCGGTACCGCGAAGCGCAGGAAGCCGTAGGTGCCCATCTTCAGCAGCACGCCCGCGAGCACGACCGAACCCGCGGTCGGCGCCTCGGTGTGCGCGTCGGGCAGCCACGTGTGGAACGGGAACAGCGGCACCTTCACCGCGAACGCGACGCAGAACGCCAGGAACAGCGCGCGCGACACGCCCGTGGAGATGTGACCCTTCACCGACGTCCACGCGGTGAGCGTCGGGATGTCGAACGTGAGCGGGTGACCGGCGCGGTGGTAGAGGAACGCGACGCTCAGCAGCCCGACGAACAGGAACGCGGAACCCGCCATGGTGTAGATGAAGAACTTCGTCGCCGCGTAGACGCGGTTGGCGTAACCCCATCCCGCGATGAGGAAGTACATCGGCACGAGCACGAACTCGAACGCGACGAAGAAGAGCACGAGGTCGAGGCTCAGGAACACCGCGATCAGCGCGGCTTCGAGCATGAGCATCCAGACCGTGAACGACTTGGCCTTCTGGATCTCCGTCGACGCGAGCAGGCCGATCGGGAACAGCAGCGCGGTCAGCGCCACCATGAACAGACTGATGCCGTCGACGCCGAGCGAGTAGCGCACGCCGAGCTCGCCCATCCAGCGGTGACTCTCGACGAACTGGTAGCCGTGCGTCGTCGCGCTGAACTGCACGATGAGGTAGATCGCGAGGCCGAGCGTGGCCGAGGACGCGAGGAATCCGACGATGCGCGAGTACTCCGGTCGGCGCGTCGGCATCACCATCGCGACGAAGCTGCCGAGCAGCGGGATGGCGATCAGCGCGGTGAGCACCGGGAACGACTCGTGCGACGTGCGCGCGAGACCGGCGGCCGACGTGGCGAGGGCGAGCATCAGAGACCGACCCGCAGCCCGAAGAAGATCAGCAACAGCGCCAGGCCCGCGGCGATGCCGAGCGCGTAGTTCCGCACGAGGCCGGTCTGTACGGTGCGCAGGCCGCCCGCGCCGGCCTTGAACGCGGAGCCGATGCCGTTCACCGCGCCGTCGATGATCCGCTTGTCGAAGCCCTCGGCGAGGAACTTCGCGAACGCGGTCAGCGGGCCGCTGACGAGCCGCGAGATCCCGATGTCGAAGTAGTACGCGTTCGCGAAGATGCGCGCGAGCGGACCGAGCGACGCGTCGATCGGGTCGTCACCCTCGCGAGTCAGGCCGTTGCGGTACACCGCGTGCCCGATCACGATGCCGACGACCGCGATCACGAGCGCGATCGTCGACAGCGCGAAGCCGGTGCCGAACGAGTGGACCTCGAGGCTGCGGCCGCCGACGAGCACCGGCGCGAGCCAGCGGTCGAGCGCGTCGATCGACTGCTTCGTGAACGGCAGGTCGATCACACCGCCGACGATCGACAGACCCGCGAGCGCGACGAGCGGGAAGAGCATGAGGTTCGGCGACTCGTGCGGATCGTGGCCGGCGCCGTGGTCGTCGTGCGCGCCACCCGTGTCGGCGACCTCGTGCACCGGGGACGACTCCGGCGACTCCGGCGACGACGACACCGCGGTACCCGCCGCCGCGGCATCCGCGCCGACGACTGCGGGCTCTCGGAAACGCTCGGGTCCGTAGAAGACGAGCCACACCTGACGGGTCATGTAGAACGCGGTGAGCAACGCGGCGACGACGCCGACGGCCCACAGCGCGTAGCTGTGATGCACCCACGCCTTGGCGAGGATGTCGTCCTTCGACCAGAAGCCCGCGAACGGGATCACGCCCGCGATCGCGAGCCACCCGACGATGAACGTGGCCGCGGTGACCGGCATGTACTTGCGCAGTCCGCCCATGCGGCGCATGTCCTGCTCGTCGCTCATGCCGTGGATCACGGATCCCGACCCGAGGAAGAGCAGCGCCTTGAAGAACGCGTGCGTGACCATGTGGAAGATCGCGGCGGAGTACGCGCCGACGCCGACCGCGATGAACATGTAGCCGAGCTGGCTCAGCGTCGAGTACGCGAGCACGCGCTTGATGTCGTTCTGCTTGAGCGCGACGGCCGCGGCGCCGATCGCCGTGATCGCGCCGATCCAGGAGACGATCGTGCCCGCGTGCAGTGAGCCCGTCGCCGCGGACAGGTCGAGCAGGATGTGCATGCGGACCATCAGGAACACGCCCGCGGTCACCATCGTCGCCGCGTGGATGAGCGCCGACACCGGCGTCGGGCCTTCCATCGCGTCCGGTAGCCAGATGTGGAGCGGGAACTGCGCGCTCTTGCCGGCCGCGCCGAGGAAGAACAGCAGCGCGATCGCGGTGACCGTCACGTGCGAGAGCGGCGTGACCCGGCTCGTGAGGCCGACGTAGTTCAGCGAGCCGGTCTTGGAGAAGAGCAGGAACATGCCGAGCATGAACCCGAAGTCGCCGACGCGGTTCACGACGAACGCCTTCTTGCCCGCGACCGCCGCGGAGTTGCGCTCGAACCAGAACGACACGAGCAGGTACGAGCAGAGACCGACGCCCTCCCACCCGAGGAACGTCACGAGGAAGCTGTTCCCGAGGACGAGGATCAGCATCGACGCCGCGAACAGGTTCAGGTAGGCGAAGAAGCGCGAGAAGCGCGGGTCGCCGTGCATGTACCCGATCGAGTACACGTGGATGAGCGTGCCGACGCCGGTGACGAACAGGATCATCGTCACCGAGAGCGGGTCGACGAGGAAGCCGAGCTTCACGACGAAGTTGCCGGACTCGAACCACGTCCAGAGCGTGCGCACCTGCTGTCGGTCCTGCGCGTGGCGGCCGAGCAACGTCGCGAACGCGATGACCGCGCCGACGAACGAGAGCCCGATCGTCGACGTCGCGATCCAACCCGCGATCGGCTCACCGATGCGCTTGCCGAACACCAGCAGCACGACCGCGCCCGCGGCCGGCAACGCCGGGATCAGCCAGACCAGATCGAGGAGCGCGTGACCCTGCACGTTGGTTCTGCCTCAGCCCTTCAGCAGATCGATGTCGTCGGCCGTCGCGCCGGGTCGGCGCCGGAAGATCGCCACGATGATGCCGAGGCCGACCGCGACCTCCGCGGCCGCGACGACGAGCGTGAAGAACACGATGACCTGACCGCCCACGTCGTTCAGCGCCTTGGCGAACGACACGAACGTGAGGTTCACGGCGTTCAACATGAGCTCGACGCACATGAACATCACGAGCGTGTTGCGCCGGATCAGCAGCCCGACCGCGCCGATCGTGAACAGCAGCGCGGCGACCGTGAGGTAGTAGCCCGGCGTGATCGTCATGGCCGGCTCCCGACCGTGCCCGCCTCGCTGTGCTCGGGCTTCTGCCGCGAGCGGCGCGCGAGCACCACGGAACCGACCACCGCGATGACGAGCAGAGCCGCGGTGACCTCGAAGGGCCAGATGAAGTCGGTGAAGAGCCGGCTCGCGAGGTTGTGCACGTTGCCGTCGGAGGGCGAGTTCAGCGCGCCCCGTTGCGAGTGCGCGCCCGTGACCCAGTGCCGGCCCGCGAGCACGAGCACTTCGACGACGAGCAGCAGACCGAGCGCGATCGCGGCCGGGCGCTGCGCCTTGCGCGGCTCCTCGAACGCCTCGCGCCGGTCGACACCCAGCAGCATGATGACGAACAGGAACAGCACGACGATCGCGCTCGCGTAGACGATGATCTGCACGATCGCGACGAGGTCGGCGTCCTGCAGCAGGAAGAAGCCGGCGATCGCGACCAGCGTGAGCACGAGGAACAGCGCCGAGTGCACCGGGTTGCGGGCGAGGATCACGCCGAACGCGCTCGCGAGCGTGATCGCGGTGAAGGCGAAGAAGAGGACCGCGGTCACCCGGGCTCCTCGGTCGGTTCGGTCGGCGCGGTCTGTCCGGTCTCCGCGGCGCGCACGCCGAAGCCGAGCTCGCCCGACCAGTTCGCGCGCCCCTCGTACTGCACCGCGCCCGACGGCGAGGTCGCGCGCATCCACTCGCTGGTGTGCTCGTCCTCGTGGCCGTCCCACAGCTCCCAGGGCTGGCGTCGCGCGCGCCCGTCGTCGCCGACGAGCAGCTGGTCCTTCGTGTAGATCGCGTCGGCGCGGCTCGTGAACGAGAACTCGAACAGCTTCGTCTCGGTGATCGCCTCGGTGGGGCACGCCTCGACGCACAGGTCGCAGTGAATGCACCGGAGGTAGTTGATCTCGTAGACGAATCCGTAGCGCTCACCCGGCGAGACGGGATCGTCGATCGGGTTGTCGGCGCCGCGCACGTAGATGCAGCGCGCCGGGCACACGCCCGCGCAGAGCTCGCAGCCGATGCACTTCTCCATGCCGTCCTCGTAGCGATTGAGGACGTGGCGGCCGTGCAGCCGTACCGGACGCGCGCTCTTCTCGACCGGGTACTCGGTCGTGAGGCGCGGCTTGAACATCTGCCGGAAGGTGACGCCGAATCCCGCGAGCCGGCCCATCAGCGGAACTCCTCGACCGTCTCGCCGACCTTCGGGATCGCGAGGTACAGCATCCCGTAGGCGAACAGCGCGAGCACCACGGCGAGCGGCAGCGCGACGAACAGGTGCCAGTGCAGCTGGCGCGCGACGACGATCGTCGCCGAGACCATCACCCAGAGGATCGCGATCTCGATCAGGTACTTCCACCCGAGCGCCATGAGCTGGTCGTAGCGCAAGCGCGGCAGCGACGCGCGGAGCCACACGGTGCCGAACAGCAGCGCGAGCACCTTCACGGCGAACCAGAGGAACGGCATGAGCCAGACGTTGATCGTCGAGCCGCGACCGAGGAAGCCGAGCGCGGGACCCGACGGTCCGCCGAGGAACAAGGTCGTCGCGACCGCCGACATCGTGATGAGGTTCATGAACTCGGCGAGGAAGAAGATCGCGAAGCGGATGCCCGTGTACTCGGTGTGGAAGCCACCGACGAGCTCCTGCTCGGCCTCGACGAGGTCGAAGGGCGGGTGGTTCGTCTCCGCGACCGCGGCGATGACGAAGATCACGAACGGCACGAGCGCGGGGAGCCAGTACCACGCCCGCACGAGCGACCCGATGTTCACCCACGCCTGGTCGTTCACGATCGTGCGCGTCGAGAGCGAGCCGGACTGGATGAGCACGCCGAGGATGCCGAGCCCGAACGCGGCTTCGTACGACAGCAGCTGCGCGGACGCGCGCACCGAGCCGAGCAGCGGGTACTTCGAGCCCGACGACCAGCCCGCGAGCATCACGCCGTACACACCGATACCCGACATCGCGAGGATGAACAGCACGCCCATCGGCAGCTCGGCGACCTGCAGGTACGTGTGGTGGCCGAGGATCGACACCCGCCCGCCGACCGGGATCACGCAGAACATGAGGAATGCGGGGAGGATCGAGAGGTAGGGCGCGAGCTTGAACACCGGTCGGTCCGCGGTGTCGGGGATCGATTGCTCCTTGAAGAAGAGCTTGATGCCGTCGGCGAGCGTCTGGAGCACGCCGTAGGGACCCGCGTTGTCGGGACCGATGCGGTTCTGCATGTCGGCGATGACCTTGCGCATGCCCCAGATGTAGAGGAGCACCGACAGCAGCAGCATCACGAACGCGCCGACGACCTTGATCAGGACGACGCCCACGACCGACCAGCTGACGTGACCCGTGAGCGCGGGGTCGGATGCGATCAGGTGCGCGAGCGGGCTCATCGCAAGGTCTCCACGCGCACGTCGGTGACGGGCGCGCTCACGTCGATGAGATCGGCGGCGCCGCGCGCGCCGGGCGTGAAGTCGAGCCGCGCGACACCCGCAGGGAGCGACGCGTCGACGTGCAGCGCGACGTCGAGGCTGCCGCGCGCCGAGGTGACACGCACGGTCGCGCCGTCGTCGACGCCGATACGCGTGAGATCGCTCGCGTTGACGCGCAGTCGGCGCGGCTGCACGAGACCCGCGAGCGGCGGCGACGAGACAACCGTGCGACCGCCTTCGTAGAGCGTGTGCCCGGTCACGAGGCGCAGAGCGTAGGCGTCGCGCCCGGGAGCGTCCGGGGAACCGAAGCTGCGGTCCCAGACGACCGAACGCGGCGGGGCCGGTGCGGCGCTGACGGTGTCGGCCGCGGCGGCGGTCTCTTCAGGCGCCTCGGGCGCGGTGCCGGTCTCGGCGGTCGTGTCGTTCAGGTCGGGCGACCCCGCCGCGCCCGCACGGATCGGCTCCCACGACGCGCCGGAACCGTCCTCGGCGAGGATCGTCAACGCGCCGCCGCGCCACACGATCTCGTCGCGGTGCTCGGCCACGGGCAGCACCACGCCGTCGCGCGCGCGGCGCAGCACGGCCGCGGTCGCGCCGGCGAACGCGGGGGCGACCCGCGCGATCTCCTCGGTGACCTCGTCGATCTGCTCGAGATCGAAGTCGGAGCCGAGCCGCAGCGCGAGCTCACCCGCGATGCGCCAGTCGTCCATCGCGCTGCCGGGCGGCGAGACCTTGCGGCCGAGCCTCTGCACGCGGCCTTCGAGGTTCGTGACCGTGCCCTGCTTCTCGCCCCACATCGTCGGCGGCAGCACGACGTCGGCCTGCTTCACCGAGTCGGAGAGGAAGCCGTCGACCGCGATGATCGACGAGACCGCCTCGAGCGCGTCGCGCGCGAGCGTGCGGTCGGGGAAATCGCTCAGCGGGTCGCAACCGAGCAACACGAGCGCGTGGATCTTGCCCGCCGCGGCGGCCTGCAGGATGCCGGTCGCGTCGAGGCCGCGCGCGTCCGGCACGCCGCCCCACGCCTCGGTGAACGCGGCGCGGCCGTCGTCGAGCGCGACGCGCCCGGGCAGCACGCCCGGCGCGAGGCCGACTTCGAGCGCGCCGTGCACGTTGCCGCGCCGCAGCGCGGAGAGGAACTTGACGTTCGGGAGTGCGGCCAGCGCGGCGGCCGCGCGCAACGTCGCGTCGGGCTGCTCCGCGACCGAGCCCCGTCCGAGCACGACGACGACGTCGCCCGCGCGCTCACGCAGCGTCGTCGCCGCGTTCGCGATCGCATCGTCGCCGCCACCGCCGGCCTTGCCGATCGCGGCGACGAGCCGCTCCGCGACCACGCCGACCTCGCCCGGAGCCGGCCGCAACGCGATCGTCGTCGGCGTGATCGGCGCGCCGACCACGGTGAGATCGATGACCGGGACCTTCAACTCGATCGCGGCGCGCCGGAGGCGCAGGTGCAGGACCGGCAGCTCGTCCTTGAGGTCGGGACCGATGAGCACGATCGCGGCGGCGTGGTCGAGATCGGAGATCTCGGCGCGCGGCAGACCGAGCACCGCTTCCGCGGGGAGGCCGTCGCCGAGCTGCGCGTCGACGTGATCGGTGCCCAGCACGCCCTTGGCGAGACGCGCCCATACGTAGGCGTCCTCGTTGCTCCCGTGCGCGCCGCCGAGTACCGCGATCGCGCCCGCGCCGTGCAGCGACTTCGTCTTCTCGAGGATCGCGGCCGCGGCGTCGAGCGCCTCCGGCCAGGGCTTCTCGACGAAGCCGTTGCCCTCGCGCACGAGCGGCTCGACGACGCGCGACTCGTCGTGCACGTACTCGAACCCGTAGCGGCCCTTGTCGCACAGCCAGCCGTGGTTCACCGCGTCCGAGTCGACGCCGAGGAAGCGCACGAGCCGGTCGGTCGACGACTGCAGCGCACCACGGCACTGCACCGCGCACGCAGTGCACGAGGTCTCGACGGTCGCGAGGTCCCAGGGTCGCGCGCGGAAGCGGTACGGCTTCGCGGTGAGCGCGCCCACCGGGCAGATCTGCACGACGTTGCCGGAGAAGTACGACGCGAACGGGTGGTCGGGGAAGTTGAGGACTTCCGTGCGGTCACCGCGGTCGACGAACGTGATCAGCGGGTCGCCCGCGATCTCGTCGGCGAAGCGCGTGCAGCGCGCGCACTGGATGCAGCGCTCGCGGTCGAGCATGACGATGTCGCTGATCGGGATCGGCTTCTCGAAGTGCCGCTTCTCCTCGGTGAAGCGCGACTCGCCGGGCCCGAACGACAGCGTCTGGTCCTGGAGCGGGCACTCGCCGCCCCGGTCGCACACCGGGCAGTCGAGCGGGTGGTTCACGAGCAGGAACTCGAGCACGCCGTCCTGGATCTTGTGCACCGGGTCGGTCTGCGTGCGGCACACCATCCCGTCGTTGACGGTCGTCGTGCACGCGGGCGGGAAGCCGCGCACGCCTTCGACCTCGACGAGACACATACGGCACATGCCGACGGGCTTCATGCGCTCGTGCCAGCAGAAGCGCGGGATGTAGACGCCGTTGTCCTGCGCGACCTTGATGAGGAGGTCGCCCTTCTTCGCCCGCACCTCGCGACCGTCGATCGAGACCGTGACGTCGTCGGTGCTCGCCGGTTGCGGCGTCTTCGGCGTCGGGTTCGGGTTCGGTTGGGTGACGGTCATGCCGGCGCTCCCGCGGTGCTCATGCGGCTCCGACCTCCGGCGCTCCACCCGGACGGTTCCGCGCGCTGCCAGGGCTGCCCACACCTGCGGTCTGCGCCGGGCTCAGTCGCGCGGTGATCTCGTCGCGGAAGAACTTGTTGAGGCTCACGATCGCCGACACCGCGCTCGGTCCGAGCGGGCAGATCGTCGTCTGGCTGAACGGCGCGTTGAGCCCGGGCGAGATGTTGTCGCCGACGTCGAGCAGCATGTCGAGGTCGGACGGCGAGCCCTCGCCGTGCGCCATGCGATAGAGCACCTTCTCGATCCAGCCCGTGCCTTCACGACACGGCGTGCACTTCCCGCACGACTCGTGCGAGAAGAACTTCGCGAGGCGCCACGCGACGAGCACGGGATCCGTGTTCTCGTCGAACACCATCACCGCCCCCGACCCGAGCATCACGCCGAACGTCTGCTGCACGAAGTC encodes the following:
- a CDS encoding NADH-quinone oxidoreductase subunit N; the protein is MNFLLAASSAPTRRLSTPPIDFVAIAPELSLFASALAIVLLRSLVRKSKHVFTWSVVLAVLGIATSGVFTAIVWHVVHEHGPYQAIGGMVAVDGFSVFVRTVVLVATVLVVFLSAGYLRREQLDGPEYLALLLLSATGMLVMSSANDLVMVFLALEILSIALYVLAAFDRRRLESQEAGLKYFVLGAFSSAIFLYGIALTYGATGTTSLTGIAKFLATNDLPHSGVLVAGFAFLLVGLGFKVAAAPFHMWTPDVYQGAPTPVTAFMGSATKVAAFAAFLRIFVGTFPLYGIDWRPAVWGLAVLSMVVGTVAALIQTDVKRMLAYSSISHAGFVLIGVQVATRSGTSAALFYLLVYAFMVVGSFGVVGVMARRGDTRHGLEEYRGLGVRRPVLAGVLTLFLLAQAGVPLTGGFVAKLGVFKAAIDSGQYALVLIATLASAVGAFVYLRIVVTMYGGIEGDDAVDETSDGGLAIDFPSSAVLTVAVAAIVFLGVLPGFALDFARDATLLLVGAK
- a CDS encoding NADH-quinone oxidoreductase subunit M; this translates as MLALATSAAGLARTSHESFPVLTALIAIPLLGSFVAMVMPTRRPEYSRIVGFLASSATLGLAIYLIVQFSATTHGYQFVESHRWMGELGVRYSLGVDGISLFMVALTALLFPIGLLASTEIQKAKSFTVWMLMLEAALIAVFLSLDLVLFFVAFEFVLVPMYFLIAGWGYANRVYAATKFFIYTMAGSAFLFVGLLSVAFLYHRAGHPLTFDIPTLTAWTSVKGHISTGVSRALFLAFCVAFAVKVPLFPFHTWLPDAHTEAPTAGSVVLAGVLLKMGTYGFLRFAVPMFPQAAVDLAPILLVAAVIGIVYGAIVAAMQPDLKRLVAYSSIAHMGFVVLGIFALTTQGLQGGLFTMISHGLTTAALFLLIGMLSDRRHTRQISEFGGLWKAIPVLSGIFIIATFASIGLPGFSGFVGEFLTLIGTFLTHRWYAVVATSGVIFAAVYLLWAVQRSFTGEPQGENIGLRDITFRELATVVPLLGLSLFLGFYPKPVLDRVKPAVDDLVTHVQQSTGYHAPTIAVPQAKASQP
- the nuoL gene encoding NADH-quinone oxidoreductase subunit L, producing the protein MQGHALLDLVWLIPALPAAGAVVLLVFGKRIGEPIAGWIATSTIGLSFVGAVIAFATLLGRHAQDRQQVRTLWTWFESGNFVVKLGFLVDPLSVTMILFVTGVGTLIHVYSIGYMHGDPRFSRFFAYLNLFAASMLILVLGNSFLVTFLGWEGVGLCSYLLVSFWFERNSAAVAGKKAFVVNRVGDFGFMLGMFLLFSKTGSLNYVGLTSRVTPLSHVTVTAIALLFFLGAAGKSAQFPLHIWLPDAMEGPTPVSALIHAATMVTAGVFLMVRMHILLDLSAATGSLHAGTIVSWIGAITAIGAAAVALKQNDIKRVLAYSTLSQLGYMFIAVGVGAYSAAIFHMVTHAFFKALLFLGSGSVIHGMSDEQDMRRMGGLRKYMPVTAATFIVGWLAIAGVIPFAGFWSKDDILAKAWVHHSYALWAVGVVAALLTAFYMTRQVWLVFYGPERFREPAVVGADAAAAGTAVSSSPESPESSPVHEVADTGGAHDDHGAGHDPHESPNLMLFPLVALAGLSIVGGVIDLPFTKQSIDALDRWLAPVLVGGRSLEVHSFGTGFALSTIALVIAVVGIVIGHAVYRNGLTREGDDPIDASLGPLARIFANAYYFDIGISRLVSGPLTAFAKFLAEGFDKRIIDGAVNGIGSAFKAGAGGLRTVQTGLVRNYALGIAAGLALLLIFFGLRVGL
- the nuoK gene encoding NADH-quinone oxidoreductase subunit NuoK, coding for MTITPGYYLTVAALLFTIGAVGLLIRRNTLVMFMCVELMLNAVNLTFVSFAKALNDVGGQVIVFFTLVVAAAEVAVGLGIIVAIFRRRPGATADDIDLLKG
- a CDS encoding NADH-quinone oxidoreductase subunit J encodes the protein MTAVLFFAFTAITLASAFGVILARNPVHSALFLVLTLVAIAGFFLLQDADLVAIVQIIVYASAIVVLFLFVIMLLGVDRREAFEEPRKAQRPAAIALGLLLVVEVLVLAGRHWVTGAHSQRGALNSPSDGNVHNLASRLFTDFIWPFEVTAALLVIAVVGSVVLARRSRQKPEHSEAGTVGSRP
- the nuoI gene encoding NADH-quinone oxidoreductase subunit NuoI translates to MGRLAGFGVTFRQMFKPRLTTEYPVEKSARPVRLHGRHVLNRYEDGMEKCIGCELCAGVCPARCIYVRGADNPIDDPVSPGERYGFVYEINYLRCIHCDLCVEACPTEAITETKLFEFSFTSRADAIYTKDQLLVGDDGRARRQPWELWDGHEDEHTSEWMRATSPSGAVQYEGRANWSGELGFGVRAAETGQTAPTEPTEEPG
- the nuoH gene encoding NADH-quinone oxidoreductase subunit NuoH, with the translated sequence MSPLAHLIASDPALTGHVSWSVVGVVLIKVVGAFVMLLLSVLLYIWGMRKVIADMQNRIGPDNAGPYGVLQTLADGIKLFFKEQSIPDTADRPVFKLAPYLSILPAFLMFCVIPVGGRVSILGHHTYLQVAELPMGVLFILAMSGIGVYGVMLAGWSSGSKYPLLGSVRASAQLLSYEAAFGLGILGVLIQSGSLSTRTIVNDQAWVNIGSLVRAWYWLPALVPFVIFVIAAVAETNHPPFDLVEAEQELVGGFHTEYTGIRFAIFFLAEFMNLITMSAVATTLFLGGPSGPALGFLGRGSTINVWLMPFLWFAVKVLALLFGTVWLRASLPRLRYDQLMALGWKYLIEIAILWVMVSATIVVARQLHWHLFVALPLAVVLALFAYGMLYLAIPKVGETVEEFR
- the nuoG gene encoding NADH-quinone oxidoreductase subunit NuoG; amino-acid sequence: MTVTQPNPNPTPKTPQPASTDDVTVSIDGREVRAKKGDLLIKVAQDNGVYIPRFCWHERMKPVGMCRMCLVEVEGVRGFPPACTTTVNDGMVCRTQTDPVHKIQDGVLEFLLVNHPLDCPVCDRGGECPLQDQTLSFGPGESRFTEEKRHFEKPIPISDIVMLDRERCIQCARCTRFADEIAGDPLITFVDRGDRTEVLNFPDHPFASYFSGNVVQICPVGALTAKPYRFRARPWDLATVETSCTACAVQCRGALQSSTDRLVRFLGVDSDAVNHGWLCDKGRYGFEYVHDESRVVEPLVREGNGFVEKPWPEALDAAAAILEKTKSLHGAGAIAVLGGAHGSNEDAYVWARLAKGVLGTDHVDAQLGDGLPAEAVLGLPRAEISDLDHAAAIVLIGPDLKDELPVLHLRLRRAAIELKVPVIDLTVVGAPITPTTIALRPAPGEVGVVAERLVAAIGKAGGGGDDAIANAATTLRERAGDVVVVLGRGSVAEQPDATLRAAAALAALPNVKFLSALRRGNVHGALEVGLAPGVLPGRVALDDGRAAFTEAWGGVPDARGLDATGILQAAAAGKIHALVLLGCDPLSDFPDRTLARDALEAVSSIIAVDGFLSDSVKQADVVLPPTMWGEKQGTVTNLEGRVQRLGRKVSPPGSAMDDWRIAGELALRLGSDFDLEQIDEVTEEIARVAPAFAGATAAVLRRARDGVVLPVAEHRDEIVWRGGALTILAEDGSGASWEPIRAGAAGSPDLNDTTAETGTAPEAPEETAAAADTVSAAPAPPRSVVWDRSFGSPDAPGRDAYALRLVTGHTLYEGGRTVVSSPPLAGLVQPRRLRVNASDLTRIGVDDGATVRVTSARGSLDVALHVDASLPAGVARLDFTPGARGAADLIDVSAPVTDVRVETLR